The Metabacillus litoralis genome contains a region encoding:
- a CDS encoding AraC family transcriptional regulator → MSQLLLTKLHHFKLDMLKVRDGGVESINIMNGHINLMYIASGHGFLTKNGEQEALKEGKSYFLTEDCHFLSTSSELLIVYMLSWDKEVKNLSNVLSIRLADQLPAKMVSLWDEAIRLQNGESLSAQCKFQSAVWTILSLLTDYAEVDQIEEMIELIRKNVANPYSVATLAEKANMTPNSFTRAFKKRVGMSPKEFLMEERIQTAKALMLQNKGITTKDVAMKIGLQDEFYFSRLFKQKVGEAPTIFMKKSKERIAVVSQMFLQDHLLSLGIQPVAAPFYPSVYPLSSGLPSYLEHHLQGTRLLNAEKMFKPEEILQSQPDRILKTPLHNGEVQAVLLSHQQRVQHISFKTEWNDYLREIASLLGRESMVDKIEQEISCLESKVKDELCPLTRKGKWAVIWIRQNEIRLYGHSHHACFDLLYQKLGFEPHPDLPTSGYRLLTVEELATLNIDKLLILWSHEKDVWKVVQSKEWKKIKAVKNKEVYYPKSHEWDPWGPIGRKQMLLQFSSSFKASKLMS, encoded by the coding sequence ATGTCACAGTTACTTTTGACGAAACTTCATCATTTTAAGCTTGATATGTTAAAAGTTCGGGATGGAGGTGTTGAGTCAATCAACATCATGAACGGGCATATTAACCTTATGTACATTGCTTCGGGTCATGGGTTTTTAACGAAAAATGGAGAACAGGAAGCTCTTAAAGAAGGTAAAAGTTATTTCCTAACAGAAGACTGTCATTTTCTATCCACATCTTCTGAGCTTTTAATAGTTTATATGCTGTCATGGGATAAGGAAGTAAAAAACCTTTCAAATGTTTTGTCCATTCGCCTAGCTGATCAATTGCCAGCAAAGATGGTGTCACTATGGGATGAAGCGATTCGGTTACAAAATGGGGAGTCGTTATCGGCTCAATGTAAATTTCAATCTGCAGTTTGGACGATCTTATCTTTGTTAACAGATTATGCTGAAGTGGATCAAATTGAGGAAATGATTGAGTTAATTCGAAAGAATGTAGCCAATCCATATTCGGTAGCAACACTAGCTGAAAAGGCAAATATGACACCAAATTCTTTTACACGTGCGTTTAAAAAGCGAGTAGGAATGTCACCTAAAGAGTTTTTAATGGAGGAAAGAATACAAACTGCGAAAGCGCTGATGCTTCAAAATAAGGGGATTACAACAAAAGATGTTGCGATGAAAATCGGGTTACAGGATGAATTTTATTTTAGTCGTCTTTTTAAACAAAAAGTAGGAGAGGCTCCTACCATTTTTATGAAAAAGTCAAAGGAAAGAATTGCGGTTGTGAGTCAAATGTTTTTACAGGATCATTTGCTGTCATTAGGCATACAGCCTGTAGCGGCTCCATTCTATCCATCCGTTTATCCTTTGAGTAGTGGGCTTCCAAGCTATCTAGAACATCATTTACAAGGAACACGTTTACTAAATGCAGAAAAGATGTTTAAACCGGAGGAAATTCTTCAATCACAGCCGGACCGCATTTTAAAAACGCCGTTACATAATGGAGAGGTACAAGCTGTGTTGCTATCACATCAACAAAGAGTTCAGCATATTTCATTCAAAACGGAATGGAACGACTATCTTCGCGAGATTGCAAGCTTGCTTGGAAGAGAGAGTATGGTGGATAAAATTGAACAGGAGATTTCTTGCTTAGAGTCAAAGGTGAAGGATGAACTCTGTCCTTTAACGCGTAAAGGGAAATGGGCGGTTATTTGGATTAGACAAAATGAAATTCGTCTTTATGGCCACAGCCATCATGCTTGTTTTGATTTGTTATATCAAAAGCTGGGCTTTGAGCCTCATCCTGATTTGCCTACTAGCGGATATCGATTACTAACAGTAGAGGAGCTTGCCACATTAAATATTGACAAGCTGCTTATCCTTTGGAGTCATGAAAAAGATGTATGGAAAGTGGTTCAATCAAAGGAATGGAAGAAAATAAAAGCTGTTAAAAATAAGGAAGTTTATTATCCTAAGAGCCACGAATGGGATCCTTGGGGACCAATAGGCAGGAAACAAATGCTCCTTCAATTTAGCTCAAGCTTTAAAGCTTCAAAATTAATGTCATAG
- a CDS encoding FecCD family ABC transporter permease, which translates to MKNHSMTELACDTPSQSVKHNNATVVSLVGLLFIFISLIVSIGLGAVWISPAVIIDSFFSFQNGNIEHQLIREIRIPRALTAALVGATLAVAGTIMQGLTRNPLADPSIIGITHGSGLAIAISLAFVGSGSYWVLLLWSFAGSAIGAFCVLAFSMISRDRISPVTLTLAGAALSTLFSALSTGIALYFQVSQDLSFWFAGGLSGTKWLHVFILLPTVIIGLTLALWISRSLTILAMGEEVATGLGQSYQKVRWIGLISVILLSGAAVSIAGAIGFIGLVIPHVIRLLVGPDYRILLPLSAIAGAFLLVVADIGARMINPPFETPVSAVTALVGVPFFLYLSRQKRGYM; encoded by the coding sequence ATGAAAAACCATTCAATGACTGAATTAGCATGTGATACACCATCTCAATCTGTGAAGCACAATAACGCAACAGTAGTGAGTTTAGTTGGTCTGCTTTTCATTTTTATTAGCTTAATTGTTTCCATTGGTCTTGGAGCAGTTTGGATAAGTCCTGCTGTTATCATAGATTCTTTTTTTTCGTTTCAAAATGGAAATATTGAGCACCAGCTTATCCGAGAAATCAGGATTCCGCGTGCTCTAACGGCTGCTTTAGTCGGGGCAACCCTTGCAGTTGCAGGAACAATCATGCAAGGACTTACACGAAATCCACTTGCTGATCCTTCTATTATTGGAATTACACATGGTTCTGGATTAGCCATTGCGATTTCTCTTGCGTTTGTAGGATCAGGATCTTATTGGGTGCTTCTTCTTTGGTCATTTGCAGGATCAGCGATTGGTGCATTTTGTGTTTTAGCCTTCTCGATGATATCAAGAGACCGCATCTCTCCTGTAACACTTACTTTAGCTGGGGCTGCCTTGAGTACCCTTTTTAGTGCCTTATCAACTGGTATCGCGCTTTATTTTCAAGTATCCCAAGACCTTAGCTTTTGGTTTGCTGGAGGATTATCAGGCACAAAATGGCTTCATGTTTTCATTCTCCTTCCCACCGTTATCATTGGTCTAACACTAGCATTATGGATAAGTCGTTCGCTCACCATTTTAGCTATGGGAGAAGAGGTCGCTACAGGACTTGGACAATCTTATCAAAAGGTTCGTTGGATCGGATTGATCAGTGTTATTTTACTGTCAGGTGCTGCTGTTTCAATTGCTGGTGCAATCGGGTTTATCGGACTTGTGATTCCACATGTGATTCGGTTGCTTGTTGGTCCCGATTACCGTATATTGCTACCGCTTAGTGCGATTGCTGGAGCATTTCTTCTTGTTGTGGCAGATATCGGCGCCCGAATGATCAACCCACCTTTTGAAACACCTGTTAGTGCAGTTACTGCCCTTGTCGGGGTACCATTTTTCCTTTATCTATCACGTCAGAAAAGGGGGTATATGTAA
- a CDS encoding FecCD family ABC transporter permease, with product MDWKEALLQSKLWLLLLTCLILSVFIISLSTGVLPISLKDIVATLLGNGTPQQELVLYQLRLPRMMIALLIGAGLALSGAILQGLSRNSLADPGILGINAGAGLAVVCSIFLFGQSKGSILSSTFFLPVFAFVGALIIALLIYSFSWKNGIDPGRLLLMGLGFNALCGALLIIFQLKMDPKDFQQATIWLTGSIWGAQWPYVWALLPWILLLIPISFLKARSMNLLQFSETVPHVLGLKVESERRFLLILSAALAGACVAVGGGIAFIGLLAPHLARRLCGANYFSILPVSALIGALLLLLADMIGKNLLAPADIPVGIVISVIGAPYLIYMLLTRKGVGLKS from the coding sequence ATGGACTGGAAAGAAGCATTACTTCAATCTAAATTATGGCTATTACTACTTACATGCTTGATTCTTAGCGTTTTTATAATCAGTCTTTCAACAGGAGTTTTGCCCATTTCACTCAAAGATATCGTTGCGACACTTTTAGGAAATGGAACACCTCAACAAGAACTTGTTTTGTATCAATTAAGATTACCGCGAATGATGATTGCACTATTAATTGGAGCAGGACTAGCACTATCAGGAGCGATTCTCCAAGGCTTATCACGTAATTCATTAGCCGACCCTGGCATACTAGGCATAAATGCAGGGGCAGGATTAGCTGTTGTATGCAGTATTTTTCTATTTGGACAATCCAAAGGCAGCATTCTTTCTTCTACCTTTTTTCTACCTGTTTTCGCGTTTGTAGGCGCTTTAATTATTGCACTCTTAATCTATAGCTTTTCTTGGAAAAATGGAATTGACCCTGGCCGTCTCCTCCTCATGGGACTTGGCTTTAATGCTTTATGTGGGGCATTATTAATCATTTTCCAATTAAAAATGGACCCAAAGGATTTTCAACAAGCAACGATATGGCTGACAGGTAGCATTTGGGGAGCACAATGGCCATATGTATGGGCTTTGCTACCTTGGATTCTACTCTTAATTCCTATCTCCTTTTTAAAAGCAAGATCAATGAATTTGCTTCAATTTAGTGAAACTGTTCCACATGTTCTTGGACTAAAGGTTGAGTCTGAGCGCCGGTTTTTATTAATTCTTTCAGCAGCATTAGCTGGAGCATGTGTAGCTGTTGGTGGTGGCATTGCATTTATTGGACTACTAGCACCTCACCTCGCCCGCCGACTATGTGGAGCAAATTATTTCAGCATTTTACCAGTTTCCGCTTTAATCGGTGCCCTTCTTTTACTTCTAGCGGATATGATTGGAAAAAATCTCTTAGCACCAGCTGATATTCCAGTTGGTATTGTGATCTCTGTCATCGGAGCTCCATATCTCATTTATATGTTGCTTACGAGAAAGGGAGTTGGCTTGAAAAGCTAA
- a CDS encoding antibiotic biosynthesis monooxygenase family protein, whose product MFIQKKSITVTEGHAEKMVERFAGEGVIEKQPGFIDMSVSKKKQRKGNEEVMILIRWESESAWKAWETSEIHLAGHRENRGKPSPSFILDSCQDLYYVLGQKEYTSP is encoded by the coding sequence ATTTTTATCCAGAAAAAATCAATCACTGTTACAGAGGGTCATGCGGAGAAGATGGTCGAGCGTTTTGCAGGGGAGGGAGTCATTGAGAAGCAGCCGGGCTTTATTGATATGAGTGTTAGCAAGAAAAAGCAACGAAAAGGTAATGAAGAAGTGATGATTCTCATTCGTTGGGAATCAGAAAGCGCATGGAAGGCATGGGAAACAAGTGAGATTCACCTAGCTGGACACCGGGAAAATCGTGGAAAACCTTCTCCTTCCTTCATTTTAGATAGTTGTCAAGATTTGTACTATGTACTTGGACAGAAAGAATATACAAGCCCATAA
- a CDS encoding MFS transporter, with translation MRKNRNVWILLTGEFVAGFGLWLGIIGDLEFMQDKVSSDFLKSLILVAGIFAGIIAGPLAGKITDQYNKKTIMLYSGIARLISVAFMFIAIETGSVWWMIAFLVSINLSAAFYFPALQATLPLVVEKKDLLQLNGIHTNVSTLSRILGTAAAGIFLSVMSLWTLYLLAFISYVVLFILTCFLKVDEQKCKAQSIKEDAASNGQGFKEVFPLIKGQPLVLMTLVLTIVPILFIGGFNLIIIAISEIQNNPSVKAWLYAAEGISFMLGAFFVKRYGNKSPYATLLFFSTIIGISQLVLYFTNMPIITVVAFILFGFSVGTFFPTAATIFQTNVPSDFHGRFFSFRGMFDDFTYHIVLVATGLLLDIIGFQQMTVIFGVLSLLITGCFYMKFRNGDRENSLFKEAG, from the coding sequence ATGAGAAAAAATAGAAATGTGTGGATTTTGCTAACAGGTGAGTTTGTAGCAGGCTTTGGGTTATGGCTGGGGATTATCGGTGATCTTGAGTTTATGCAGGATAAGGTATCTTCTGATTTCTTAAAATCTCTTATTCTTGTAGCTGGTATTTTTGCAGGAATAATCGCTGGTCCACTTGCGGGAAAGATTACAGACCAATATAACAAGAAAACCATCATGCTCTACTCTGGCATTGCCCGACTCATCAGTGTAGCTTTTATGTTTATTGCAATTGAAACAGGCTCTGTATGGTGGATGATTGCTTTTCTCGTTTCTATTAATCTTTCGGCAGCCTTCTATTTCCCAGCATTGCAAGCAACTCTCCCTCTTGTTGTGGAGAAAAAAGATTTATTGCAGCTTAACGGAATACATACAAATGTTTCTACCCTATCCCGCATTCTTGGTACAGCCGCTGCTGGGATTTTCTTAAGTGTAATGTCACTTTGGACGCTTTATTTGTTGGCGTTTATCTCTTATGTTGTTCTTTTTATTCTTACATGCTTCTTAAAAGTAGATGAACAAAAGTGTAAAGCTCAAAGCATTAAAGAAGACGCTGCTTCAAATGGACAAGGATTTAAAGAGGTGTTTCCTCTTATAAAAGGTCAGCCTCTTGTCCTCATGACACTTGTTTTAACGATCGTACCGATTCTGTTTATTGGGGGCTTTAATCTAATCATTATCGCGATAAGTGAAATCCAAAACAATCCCTCAGTAAAAGCCTGGCTATATGCTGCAGAAGGAATTTCCTTTATGCTCGGTGCTTTTTTCGTTAAAAGGTATGGGAACAAGTCTCCATATGCTACGTTATTGTTCTTTTCTACTATTATCGGGATTTCTCAACTAGTCCTCTATTTTACAAACATGCCGATTATAACAGTTGTAGCGTTTATTTTATTCGGCTTTTCAGTAGGCACTTTCTTTCCAACTGCAGCGACGATCTTTCAGACAAATGTTCCGAGTGACTTTCATGGTCGATTTTTCTCTTTCAGGGGAATGTTTGACGATTTCACCTATCACATCGTTTTAGTCGCAACAGGACTTTTATTAGATATCATCGGATTTCAACAGATGACTGTGATCTTTGGTGTGCTGTCACTCCTGATTACGGGTTGTTTTTATATGAAGTTTAGGAATGGGGATAGAGAGAATTCTTTATTTAAAGAAGCTGGGTGA